The Haloarcula sp. H-GB4 genome segment GAACCGACTACGAGCGCCCCGAGATGGACGAGGACGACCTCATCACGATCAACTACACCTCGGGGACTACCGGCGACCCGAAGGGTGTCTGTCGGACCCACCGGACCGAGACACTCCACGCCTACATCGTTGCGCTCCATCAGGAGATTTCGGACGACGATGTCTACCTCTGGACGCTCCCGATGTTCCACGTCAACGGCTGGGGCCACATCTTCTCGGTCACCGGCATGGGCGCGAAACACGTCTGTACCCGCGGCGTTGACGCCGAAGGCATCTTCAACGCTGTCAGGACAGAAGACGTGTCCTATCTCTGTGGCGCGCCGACGGTGCTGAACATCTTGGCGGACCGCTATGCAGCCCACGACGGAGAGATCGAGACGACCGGTGCGAACGATGTGCGCATCGCAACGGCCGGCAGCGCACCGCCGGAGGCCGTCATCCGAGCCGTCGAAGACGACTTCGGCTGGTACCTGAAACACGTCTACGGCGCGACCGAAACCGGCCCACTCGTCACGACTTCAGACGCCCGGCGGTTCTTCGAAGACGGAAGCGACGCCCGCTTCAGCGTCAAGAAGCGCCAGGGCATCGGCTACCTTGGGACCGATGTCCGGGTCGTCGACGAGGACGGCAACGATGTGCCACACGACGACGAGACGCTGGGGGAGGTCGTCGTCCGCGGCAATCAGGTGATGGACCGCTACTGGAACAAGCCCGAACAGACGGAGGAGGCCTTCTCCGACCGTGTCGAGGGCTACTACCACATGGGCGACCTGGCGACGGTCGACGAGGATGGCATGGTTGCCATCCGCGACCGGAAGAAGGACATCATCATTTCCGGCGGCGAGAACATCTCCAGCATCGAACTGGAGGATACACTCTACGAACACGACGCCGTCAGCGATGTCGCAGTTATCCCCGCCCCGAGCGACGAGTGGGGCGAGACACCGAAAGCCTTCGTCGTCCCTAACTCAGGCGATCCTGACAACCCGGGCGTGACAGCTGAAGACCTCCGGAACTTCACCCGAGAACAACTGGCGACCTACAAAGTCGTCCGCCGCGTGGAGTTCGTTGAGGAACTACCCACGACGGCGACCGGCAAGGTCCAGAAGTACGAGCTCCGCGAACAGGAGTGGGAAGACGAAGACGAGATGGTCGGCCAGGGATAGCCATGCGCGCGAACTTCACGTAAGTGTAAATTATCTAAAACCAAGCACGGCCGAAAGATGGAACACGTAGCCCGTCAATGACGGGCATATGTTACCGTCCGATTTCAGAGATGGTCTTTTAACTCAGCGTCCTATAATGTGTGACTACTACCCAAAGGTATGACGGATATTGCTGAAACCTTCTGCATTCTCCACGCCGATGACGAACCGGGGTTTGCCGACATGACGGCATCGTTTCTGGAACGCGAGGACGACCGGGTAGACGTGCAGACTGCGACGAGCGCCACAGCGGGGCTGGAAATCCTAGCAGACAACGACATCGACTGTGTCGTCTCCGACTACGATATGCCCGAGCGGAACGGCATCCAATTCCTTGAAGCTGTCCGCGAGGAGTACGGGGCGCTTCCATTCATTCTCTACACTGGCAAAGGTTCTGAGGAGATCGCAAGCGACGCTATCTCAGCCGGTGTTACCGATTATCTGCAAAAAGGGAGCGGTACGGACCAGTACGCAGTGCTCGCGAATAGAATTACTAACGCAGTGGAGTCTCAGCGTGTCAAACGCGAGCGGAACCGCCAGCTCGATGCCATCGAGACCGCACAGGAGGGAATCAGTATCCTGGACGAGGATGGGCGGTTTATTTTCGTCAACGAAGCGTACGCAGATCTCTACGGCTACGACCCGGCGGAGATGCAGGGCCGGCACTGGGAACTGTTGTATCGAGAGGCGGACATTCCACGCATCTACGACGAGATCCTCCCGGCCATCGAAGAGACCGGGTACTGGACAGGCACGACGACCGGGCTCCGTGCCGATGGGAGCACGTTCACCGAGGACCACGTGCTCGCACGGACTGACCGCGGTGAACTGGTCTGTACGGTCCGGGATATTTCTCAGCGGCGGGACGGCGAACAGGAACTTTCCCGGACCAAACGCGCCATGAACGAGGCACCTATCGGCATTATAATGACCGGCCCCAAGCAGGATGACACCCCGATAACATACGCCAACAGTCGATTCTTGGAGCTGACTGGCTACACGGAGTCAGAGGTGCGCGGCCGAAACTGCCGGTTCCTGCAGGGCGAGGCGACCGAGTCCGAGCCGGTCGACGCGATGCGGGCGGCCATCGACAAGGGCGAACCCGTGTCGGTCGAACTCCGGAACTACCGGAAGGACGGAACTATGTTCTGGAATCAGGTGTCTATCGCCCCAGTCTGCGACGATGACGGAACGGTCATCAACTACGTTGGGTTCCAACGGGACATTACCGAACGAAAACAACACGAACGTCGCCTCAAAGCCCTCAGCGAATCGGTACAGGATCTGCTCCGGGCTGACACGCGCGAGGAGGTGGCTGAAATCGGCGTCGAGACGGCGCGCACTGTACTGGGACTCGAGGCGAACACAATCCACCTCTACAACGAGGATGAACGAACTCTCGAACCGGTCGCCGCCTCTGACGGGATATATGACCTGGTAGACGATTTGCCGACCTTCACGCCCGGAGACAGCATCGCGTGGCGCGTCTACGAGTCCGGTGACGCACTCGCCGTCGATGACGTCCACGCCGACCCGGACATCTACAACCCGGACACACTGATCAAAAGCGAACTGTATCTCCCGCTCGGCGAGTACGGAGTCCTGTTGGCCGGTTCGGAGACGACCGCGGCGTTCGATCAGCGAGACGTCGTCCTTGGAGAAATTCTGGCCGGACACGTCACCAGCGCGCTCAAGCAGGTCGAAGGGACCGAACAGCTACGCGACCGCGAGCGGGCCCTCGAACAGCACAACGACCAACTTGAGGCGTTCACGAGCGTCGTCTCACACGATTTGCGAAATCCGCTGAACGTTGCGCAGGGGCGACTGCAACTGGCGGGCGAGCAATGCGAGAGTGAACATCTGGCTGCTGTCGAACGGGCACACGAACGGATGGATACGCTGTTAACCGATCTGCTCACGCTGGCACAGGACGGTGAGACCGTCACCGACCGCGAACCGGTCGCACTAGCATCGCTCGCCGAAAATTGCTGGGCGACTGTCGAGACGGCCGATGCGACACTCGTCACTGATATCGACAGGACCGTCCTGGCAAACGAGAGCCGCTTGAAACAGTTATTCGAGAATCTCGTTCGAAATGCAGTTGAGCACGCTGGGGCGGACGTGACCGTAACGATCGGGGCGTTAGACGACGGGTTCTACATCGCGGACGACGGCCCCGGCATCCCCGAAGACGAGCGGGAGACAGTGTTTGAAGCCGGCTACTCAACGAGCACGGAGGGAACCGGATTCGGGCTCAGTATCGCCCGGCAGGTCGCAGCGGCGCACGACTGGGAGATCAGTGTTCGCGACAGCGCCGACGGTGGCGCACGCTTTGAGATTACTGGTGTCTCGTTTTGCGATTCATAGCGACTGGCGCGGTGTCCATCTGGAGTCTTGCTGGCACCCCGTCCAGAGGCAGTCAGTACTTCACCACTGTTCGATAGTCGGCGGAGGACTCAGTACGAGTGAGCTGCCGCTGTTCGTTCGTTTCCAAAAGCGGCAGCAAGCCGAGGTTCGTTAGTCTTCGAGCGCGTCAGCGATGCGGTCGAGCGAGCGCCGCATATCGTGGACTTCGTCTCGGAGCTTTCGCATCTCGCGCGTGAGTTCCTCGTTGTCGCTTCCGCCCGATTCCTCATGCTGGCTTGGCGGGCCGCCGCCCATGCCACCGGGGCCACCCGGACCGGGGCCGCCGGGGCCGCCACCCATCATGCCGCCCATCATCTGTGCGAAGGGGTTGCCGCCGCCCATGCCACCGGGGCCGCCGCCACCGCCCATCATCTCTTCCATGCGCTCTTCGCGGCTCATCTCTTCGCCGTCACCCTCGCCTTCTTCGCGCTCCTCGGCGCGTTGCTGTCGGATCTCCTCGACTCGCTCGCGGAAGGACTTCTCCTCGCCGCCTTCCTCGGTCGCGTCCGCCGATTCGCCAGCGTCTTCAGGTTCATCGTCTGCCATACGCTCGGGTTTGGTTGGGCCGCTGAAAAGGGTTGTCGTCCGAAGACAGGCCACGTAAGCGGTCGGTCAGCGGGGGACGCTGGTCCGGAGAATCGCGCCGTCTTCGGGAGACTGGTTCGCAAAGTTACAGATGAACAGCGAATCCTGCTGGTCGCCGGTCCCGAAGAGCACGTCAGAGGGGAACACCAGCCCGTCGTCTGCCGTTGCAACGGCGTCCGTGGTCCCGTCCGCAGTCACTCTGACGACGCGGTTCTGGCTGTTGGCCGCAACATAGATGTCACCGTCCCGGCTGGTAATCCCGTCCGCTCCGAATATCGCACCGCCTTCGAAGAACATCGACGGCTCGCCGGCGGCACCGTCCGACTCGACCGGAACGCGGAGCAAGCGACCAGTTTCGTCGGGGGCTCGCGTTACCGCGACGTAGATATCGCCGTCAGCGTCGCGGGCGATTCCGTTCGCGCCGAAACTCTCCGTCTCCAGCCGGTCGTCGTCCAGCCAGGTCGACCGCTCACCGTCGGTCGTGACCGCGTAGACCACGCCGTTTTGTGATTCAGTCACCAGCAGGCGCTCCCGGTCGGCGTCATAGTGGATGTCGTTCGGGAACCCGCTAATGCCGACAAGCTGTGCCGTGTCGCCGTCAGGTGGGACTTCCCAGACGCCCGACTGGTCGTCCTGTGTGGCGACGGCGGCGTATACCGTTCCATCGGGCGCTGCTTCGACACCAATCGCGCCGGGCAACGTCGCAATCTGTTCGGTATCTTCGAGGGAGAGGCCGGTCGCGTCGGTCTCTGCTGCGGGAACGCGCCGGACCTCACCGGCCGTGATGCCGAAGTACAGGCCGCCGTCAGGACCGAGGGCCATGTTCTCCGGCACGCGGTCGCCACCGACCGAGACGAGTGTTTCAACGGTCGTTTGGTCCGGCGTCGCTGTCTCGGTGTCGGTTGCCGTCGGTTCGTCGGCTGTCGTTGTAGGTTCGCTACTACCGTCGTCGGTAGGTGTCGGGGTTGAGTCAGTTGCGGTCGACTCGTCGCCGCCGGTACAGCCGGCCAGACCTACACCGGTGGTGGCGCTGCAACCGAGCAGGAATCGTCGCCGCGTTACGCGTCGTCTGGTCATAATGTACTTCTCGACGTATGGCTGACAGGTCCCTGAAACCTCGGATTACTGAAACGCCGACTGTGGGTACCTGATATGATTGGCGGCAGGGCGTATCAGGCGAGCCGTCGGACCAGTACCGAGAGCCCCAGCCCGCAGCCAAGCACCACGGCGAGGTTGAACGCCGCGTTGAACAGCGGCCGATATCTGTCGGTGACGAACGTATCAATCGCCGACGACGCGGAAAAGTAGAACTGCAGTGTCGCGATGAGCGCAACGAGTGTGAGGATAGCAAACACTGCCCATTGCGCGTAGACGGCAATCGTCGGACCAGAGTCGTCATCGGTCTCGCCGACAGCGTCGCTGGTCTCCGCGCCGGTGTCCTGTGCCACTACGTCGGTGTTGGAGGTGTCACTCATTGGTCTGTCTCCGTGCGATGAGGAGGGCGCTTGCGAGGACCGCAATCAGTCCGAGCAACGCTGTGAAGCCGGGCCCCTGCCCAGATGCCGTCTGCTGTGGTTCGTCCATCCCCTGCTCTTCCGGCCGGTCTTGCTCGAAATCGCTGGATTGGAAGCCGACCTGTTGTCTGGTTTCGTTCTCCTGAAGACGCTCTGTCGGATGGAGGTTCGCCGGGGAGCTCTCGGTCCCGACGATGACGCCATCGGAAAGCAGCATCCCGTCGAGCCAGTAGTTGTAGTCGTCAGGCACCGTCAGTTGGGTTCTGACGATCTCAGTCCGGCCGGGTCGAATCTGGCCGACCCGCACGGTCGACTCGTCAGCGATAACATTCGAGTCAGCTTGCCGTGCTCGGAGCCGGAGCGAGAGATCATTAGACGGATTGTTGCCGGCATTCGTGACGTACACCGAGACGTTCAGCATCGTCTGGTTGTCCGCGACGCCGTCAATCCGATAGGTGATGGAATCGAGCGGGACGCCGGCGTTCTCGAAGCGCTGGAACGTCACGGTACTGCGGGCGTACGCCGGTGTGAGCGCGTCGACGTTCTGGACTGACTGCTGGCCGGTCTCGACCCGATTCCCGTCCTCGTAGACGATCGTGTCTATCCGATAGCCGCCTGCTCGCTCGACTGTGATGTTTGACCGCACCGATACCTCTCGTTCCCCTTCGACTGTGCCGACCGACTGTCGCGTCGTCGTTGCGACGAGGCCGGTGTCCGCATCGATGGCCCGCGTCTCGACGGTGACGTTCTCGGCAGGACCGCCGCGGTGCGAGAGTCGGGCGTCGATGGAGAGCGTCACTGTCTGGCCGTCGACCGACGCCGGTTCGATGGTCGTCTCGCGGAGGTCGAGATAGCTCTCGCGAACGTTATCCTCGGGTTCGGAGAGCGCGCCGGGGACCGCTGTTGCACCGATGAGCATGGTCAGGACGACCACGACCATGCCACCGGTCAGGAGGGTTTCACGTCGCACACGAGGATGGGCAACAGCCGCCTTTAAATGTCTTCTGTACTGTCAAGTACGGATTACAGCGACGCCAGTCGCCGGTGTTATCCGAACGCGCCGAGGCTCGACTGGAGGTCGCGGTCGGTTCCGCCGTCGGTGAGTTCGTAGCCGACGAGCTGTCGGAGGTCGACGGCATAGACGCTGCCGTTGTTCTCAAGCACGACGACGCGTCCCTTCGTCCCCCGGACAGTCCCGGTCGCCAGGGTTTCGGCCATCGGACGGTCCGAAAGGGATAGGTCGTACTCGAAGTCGTAGGTCGCCAGCGGGTCGTAGCGCTCACAGAGTGACGCCCACCAGTCCGTGTCGACGGACTGGTCAAATCCCGATATCTTCGTCGGGACTCTGACCCGGTCCCCCAGCTCGACAGCGA includes the following:
- a CDS encoding PAS domain S-box protein, with protein sequence MTDIAETFCILHADDEPGFADMTASFLEREDDRVDVQTATSATAGLEILADNDIDCVVSDYDMPERNGIQFLEAVREEYGALPFILYTGKGSEEIASDAISAGVTDYLQKGSGTDQYAVLANRITNAVESQRVKRERNRQLDAIETAQEGISILDEDGRFIFVNEAYADLYGYDPAEMQGRHWELLYREADIPRIYDEILPAIEETGYWTGTTTGLRADGSTFTEDHVLARTDRGELVCTVRDISQRRDGEQELSRTKRAMNEAPIGIIMTGPKQDDTPITYANSRFLELTGYTESEVRGRNCRFLQGEATESEPVDAMRAAIDKGEPVSVELRNYRKDGTMFWNQVSIAPVCDDDGTVINYVGFQRDITERKQHERRLKALSESVQDLLRADTREEVAEIGVETARTVLGLEANTIHLYNEDERTLEPVAASDGIYDLVDDLPTFTPGDSIAWRVYESGDALAVDDVHADPDIYNPDTLIKSELYLPLGEYGVLLAGSETTAAFDQRDVVLGEILAGHVTSALKQVEGTEQLRDRERALEQHNDQLEAFTSVVSHDLRNPLNVAQGRLQLAGEQCESEHLAAVERAHERMDTLLTDLLTLAQDGETVTDREPVALASLAENCWATVETADATLVTDIDRTVLANESRLKQLFENLVRNAVEHAGADVTVTIGALDDGFYIADDGPGIPEDERETVFEAGYSTSTEGTGFGLSIARQVAAAHDWEISVRDSADGGARFEITGVSFCDS
- a CDS encoding PGF-CTERM sorting domain-containing protein — protein: MRRETLLTGGMVVVVLTMLIGATAVPGALSEPEDNVRESYLDLRETTIEPASVDGQTVTLSIDARLSHRGGPAENVTVETRAIDADTGLVATTTRQSVGTVEGEREVSVRSNITVERAGGYRIDTIVYEDGNRVETGQQSVQNVDALTPAYARSTVTFQRFENAGVPLDSITYRIDGVADNQTMLNVSVYVTNAGNNPSNDLSLRLRARQADSNVIADESTVRVGQIRPGRTEIVRTQLTVPDDYNYWLDGMLLSDGVIVGTESSPANLHPTERLQENETRQQVGFQSSDFEQDRPEEQGMDEPQQTASGQGPGFTALLGLIAVLASALLIARRQTNE
- a CDS encoding SMP-30/gluconolactonase/LRE family protein, with product MTRRRVTRRRFLLGCSATTGVGLAGCTGGDESTATDSTPTPTDDGSSEPTTTADEPTATDTETATPDQTTVETLVSVGGDRVPENMALGPDGGLYFGITAGEVRRVPAAETDATGLSLEDTEQIATLPGAIGVEAAPDGTVYAAVATQDDQSGVWEVPPDGDTAQLVGISGFPNDIHYDADRERLLVTESQNGVVYAVTTDGERSTWLDDDRLETESFGANGIARDADGDIYVAVTRAPDETGRLLRVPVESDGAAGEPSMFFEGGAIFGADGITSRDGDIYVAANSQNRVVRVTADGTTDAVATADDGLVFPSDVLFGTGDQQDSLFICNFANQSPEDGAILRTSVPR
- a CDS encoding long-chain-fatty-acid--CoA ligase; amino-acid sequence: MHKPLLTTDFLDRAREYYGDKEAVVATTGERFTYDEFGERADGFSAAMAARGIERGDRVAVLDPNTHYQLEAAYGTMQLGAVHTPLNYRLVPDDFEYILSDAEVDAVYADYEYADKIEPIRDEVPTEIFVTNDTDAVDGDWESFDEIIEEAGTDYERPEMDEDDLITINYTSGTTGDPKGVCRTHRTETLHAYIVALHQEISDDDVYLWTLPMFHVNGWGHIFSVTGMGAKHVCTRGVDAEGIFNAVRTEDVSYLCGAPTVLNILADRYAAHDGEIETTGANDVRIATAGSAPPEAVIRAVEDDFGWYLKHVYGATETGPLVTTSDARRFFEDGSDARFSVKKRQGIGYLGTDVRVVDEDGNDVPHDDETLGEVVVRGNQVMDRYWNKPEQTEEAFSDRVEGYYHMGDLATVDEDGMVAIRDRKKDIIISGGENISSIELEDTLYEHDAVSDVAVIPAPSDEWGETPKAFVVPNSGDPDNPGVTAEDLRNFTREQLATYKVVRRVEFVEELPTTATGKVQKYELREQEWEDEDEMVGQG